One window from the genome of Amycolatopsis sp. NBC_01480 encodes:
- the grpE gene encoding nucleotide exchange factor GrpE: MAWFRSKGVDPDGDPVAEGTPAGEAASNTGVDVVAAPSDELERALADRQALIQLCLYALDRARSGGVVERLEHGLAGIGVHALRPDGERFDPARHEAGGAVTTDDPALDGVVAETEVTGFADHERLLRAPIVTVYAKRVP; encoded by the coding sequence TTGGCTTGGTTTCGCAGTAAAGGCGTTGATCCCGACGGTGACCCCGTCGCCGAGGGAACCCCGGCCGGGGAGGCCGCGTCGAACACCGGTGTGGACGTCGTAGCTGCCCCCAGTGACGAACTCGAGCGAGCGCTGGCCGACCGCCAGGCCCTCATCCAGCTGTGCCTGTACGCGCTGGACCGCGCCCGCAGCGGCGGGGTGGTCGAGCGGCTGGAGCACGGACTGGCCGGCATCGGCGTGCACGCGCTGCGCCCGGACGGCGAGCGCTTCGACCCGGCCCGGCACGAGGCGGGCGGCGCGGTCACGACCGACGACCCGGCGCTCGACGGCGTGGTCGCCGAGACCGAGGTGACCGGGTTCGCCGATCACGAGCGTCTGCTGCGCGCGCCGATCGTCACCGTGTACGCGAAGCGGGTCCCATGA